One Terriglobia bacterium DNA segment encodes these proteins:
- the gcvPA gene encoding aminomethyl-transferring glycine dehydrogenase subunit GcvPA, whose product MRYLPKSPADREAMLREIGISSIDELFAPIPAEFRVKGDLNIAPAFSEAEIVEYFQQRSAENAAGFKIFLGAGAYNHYRPVVIDMLISRGEFFTAYTPYQPEISQGTLQAIFEFQTMVCELTGMEVANASMYDGSTAVPESVMMAVRVTGRRGAVVAKSVHPEYRDVLTTYAHYQGLPITTVGFGQNGRVDLKALDAAVSSETACVLIQSPNFFGTIEDVAAVADIAQKKGALLIVSIAEALSLGIVKPPVEADIVCMEAQAFGIPMGFGGPYCGVIGTKEKFVRQIPGRLVGQTVDRDGKRGFCLTLSTREQHIRREKATSNICTNQALVALMANIFMTIHGREGLRELAIQNLAKAKYAASEFGKKARVLFHGAPRFNEFVVVTDEDPHAVNDRLLQEKIIGGFPLRKFYPELGNAALWCCTELLTKQAIDAAVKAVAR is encoded by the coding sequence ATGCGTTACCTGCCGAAATCGCCGGCGGACCGAGAGGCCATGCTGCGGGAGATCGGCATCAGCTCGATCGACGAGCTGTTCGCGCCCATCCCGGCGGAGTTCCGGGTCAAGGGCGACCTCAACATCGCGCCGGCGTTCTCGGAAGCGGAGATCGTGGAGTACTTCCAGCAGCGCTCGGCGGAGAACGCGGCGGGGTTCAAGATCTTTCTCGGCGCCGGCGCCTACAACCACTACCGGCCAGTGGTGATCGACATGCTGATCTCGCGTGGCGAATTCTTCACCGCGTACACGCCCTACCAGCCGGAGATCTCGCAAGGCACGCTGCAAGCCATCTTCGAATTCCAGACCATGGTGTGCGAGCTGACGGGCATGGAAGTGGCGAACGCCTCCATGTACGACGGCTCCACCGCGGTACCGGAGTCGGTGATGATGGCAGTGCGGGTGACCGGGCGTCGCGGCGCGGTGGTAGCCAAGAGCGTGCACCCCGAGTATCGCGACGTGCTCACCACCTACGCGCACTACCAGGGGCTGCCCATCACGACCGTGGGCTTCGGGCAGAACGGGCGCGTGGACCTGAAGGCGCTCGACGCCGCGGTCAGCAGCGAAACGGCCTGCGTGCTGATCCAGTCGCCCAACTTCTTCGGAACCATCGAGGACGTTGCGGCGGTAGCGGACATCGCCCAAAAGAAAGGCGCGCTGCTGATCGTTTCCATCGCCGAGGCGCTCTCGCTGGGCATCGTGAAGCCGCCGGTGGAGGCCGACATCGTGTGCATGGAAGCGCAGGCGTTCGGCATCCCCATGGGTTTCGGCGGGCCGTACTGCGGGGTGATCGGGACGAAAGAGAAATTCGTGCGCCAGATCCCGGGCCGACTGGTGGGCCAGACGGTGGACCGCGACGGCAAGCGCGGCTTCTGCCTGACGCTCTCCACCCGCGAGCAGCACATCCGGCGGGAGAAGGCGACCTCGAACATCTGCACCAACCAGGCGCTGGTCGCGCTGATGGCCAACATCTTCATGACCATCCACGGACGCGAGGGCCTGAGGGAGCTGGCCATCCAGAACCTGGCCAAGGCGAAGTACGCGGCGAGCGAGTTCGGCAAGAAGGCCCGCGTTCTGTTCCACGGCGCGCCTCGATTCAATGAGTTCGTGGTGGTCACGGACGAAGACCCGCACGCGGTGAACGACCGCCTGCTCCAGGAGAAGATCATCGGCGGCTTCCCGCTGAGGAAGTTCTACCCCGAGCTGGGCAACGCCGCGCTCTGGTGCTGCACGGAGCTGCTGACCAAGCAGGCGATCGACGCAGCGGTAAAGGCGGTGGCGCGATGA
- the gcvPB gene encoding aminomethyl-transferring glycine dehydrogenase subunit GcvPB, with amino-acid sequence MKDRIRKATEHVNQNEGLIFEKSSPGKFAYRLPPLDVPGVDPEKELGAAARRDLGNMPEVSEIEIIRHFTRLSTWNYGVDTGLYPLGSCTMKYNPRVNEYVARLEGMANSHPYQPEKISQGALLILKVLSKCLTEICGMDAITLQPAAGAHGEMTGIMLCRAYLESKGNPRKKVLIPDSAHGTNPATAAICGYAVENLKSNAAGMVDIPSLVAQMNEDVAALMVTNPNTLGVFEQEIHKVAEIMHQKGGLLYMDGANMNALVGKARPGEFGVDVMHLNLHKTCSTPHGGGGPGSGPVVCKKHLEPFLPVPVVVTKPDGTLGFDYNRPQSIGRVRAFYGNFGMLVRALAYIMANGPDGLRQTTEDAVLNANYIRKKLEGVYDLPYKTPSMHEVVFSDHLQTAKGVKTGDIAKRLIDYGFHPYTVSFPIIAHGALMIEPTESESKEEIDLFVDAMRAIAKEVEEDPNLVLEAPHTTRVRRLDEVRAARNPILRWKPQPAKTAAD; translated from the coding sequence ATGAAGGACCGCATCCGCAAAGCGACCGAGCACGTAAACCAGAACGAAGGGCTGATCTTCGAGAAGTCGTCGCCCGGCAAGTTCGCCTACAGGCTGCCGCCGCTCGACGTGCCAGGAGTGGATCCGGAGAAGGAGCTGGGCGCGGCGGCGCGGCGCGACCTGGGGAACATGCCCGAGGTGAGCGAGATCGAGATCATCCGCCACTTCACGCGGCTCTCCACCTGGAACTACGGAGTGGACACGGGCCTGTACCCGCTGGGCTCGTGCACGATGAAGTACAACCCGCGGGTCAACGAGTACGTGGCGCGGCTGGAAGGGATGGCGAACTCGCATCCCTATCAGCCGGAGAAAATCTCGCAGGGCGCGCTGCTGATCCTGAAGGTGCTGTCGAAGTGCCTGACGGAGATCTGCGGCATGGATGCGATCACGCTGCAACCGGCGGCAGGCGCCCACGGCGAGATGACCGGGATCATGCTGTGCCGGGCATACCTGGAGAGCAAGGGGAACCCGCGCAAGAAGGTCCTGATCCCGGATTCGGCGCACGGGACGAATCCCGCGACGGCGGCCATCTGCGGCTACGCGGTCGAGAACCTGAAGTCGAACGCGGCCGGCATGGTGGACATCCCGTCGCTGGTAGCGCAGATGAACGAGGACGTCGCGGCGCTGATGGTCACCAATCCGAATACGCTCGGCGTGTTCGAGCAGGAGATCCATAAGGTCGCCGAGATCATGCACCAGAAGGGCGGCCTGCTCTACATGGATGGCGCGAACATGAACGCGCTGGTAGGCAAAGCGCGTCCCGGCGAGTTCGGCGTGGACGTCATGCACCTGAACCTGCACAAGACGTGCTCGACGCCCCATGGCGGCGGCGGTCCGGGTTCGGGACCGGTCGTGTGCAAGAAACACCTGGAGCCTTTCCTGCCGGTGCCGGTGGTTGTGACGAAGCCGGATGGAACGCTGGGCTTCGACTACAACCGCCCGCAGTCGATCGGCCGGGTGCGCGCGTTCTACGGGAACTTCGGGATGCTGGTCCGCGCTCTGGCGTACATCATGGCCAACGGGCCGGACGGGCTGCGGCAAACCACCGAGGACGCCGTGCTCAACGCCAATTACATCCGCAAGAAGCTCGAGGGTGTATACGACCTGCCGTATAAGACGCCCAGCATGCACGAGGTCGTATTCAGCGACCACCTGCAGACTGCCAAAGGCGTGAAGACCGGCGACATCGCCAAACGGCTGATCGATTACGGTTTCCATCCGTACACGGTGTCGTTCCCGATCATCGCGCACGGGGCGCTCATGATCGAGCCGACAGAGAGCGAGTCGAAGGAAGAGATCGACCTATTCGTGGACGCCATGAGGGCGATCGCGAAGGAGGTCGAGGAGGATCCCAACCTGGTGCTGGAGGCGCCGCACACTACACGCGTCCGCCGGCTGGACGAGGTCCGGGCGGCGAGGAACCCGATCCTGCGCTGGAAGCCGCAGCCGGCCAAGACCGCAGCGGACTAA